Part of the Caldicellulosiruptoraceae bacterium PP1 genome, TAATATATGTAATATTGTATATTGTAGGTTAATGAGGTGAGCAAATGAATAAACAAATAACTTCTATGTTTTTAATCTTTTCCCATGAACTTACTCAAGAACAAATAGATGATGCTAAAAAGACATTAGGTGTTGAAAAATTTATAAAATTACCCGGTGACATTCAAGAAAAATGGAGCAACATTCCACCAAACATTGAATTGTCATCAGATTTTTTTAAAGATCTTACTAATTTTCTTTTAGCTAATAAAACAAAAGTCAATTATTGTTTAGTTCAAGGAGATTTTGGAGCAACCCACTATATTGTAAATTGGTGTTTTAAAAATGGCTTTACACCAATCTATTCCACAACTGAAAGAAAAGCTGTAGAACACAAAAATGAAGATGGAAGTTTGTCTTTAATAAAAGTGTTTAAACATGTAATGTTTAGAAGATATATAAATGAATAAAGGATGAAGTCTACATGCAAGACAATCTCAATAATAAAAAAAGAGTTTTAATTTCTTTTATAGGTAGAGGTAGCTATGATAAAAATAATAAATATGAAACTGTAATTTATGATTTTGGTAATAATTATAAAATTGAAAAATCATTCTTTGGAGCTGCTTTATATGAATATCTTGAAAAAATAGGTCAAAATGTTGATCAGTGGCTTATTATTGGAACAAAAAATTCAATGTGGTCAGAAATTGCTACAACATTTAATTTTTATGAGGAGAATTTTGATTCTATATTTCCTTTGCAGGAAAAGGTAAAAGGTGAGGAGTTTGATTTATCAAAAGGGCTTTCAGATGTATTATTTAATGAATGGGTTAAATTAATAAGGAGTTATAAAAGTAATGTATCATTATTAATGGTTGATCCGCTAAATAATGAAATATACATAAATTCTCTACTCAATTTATTAGATAAACAAACTGAATACGAAGTAATTATTGATATTACTCATGCTTTTAGATTTATGCCTGTAGTTCTTTCATATTCTATAATGTTAGCAAAAAAGCTTCGAAAAATTAACAATGTAAAAGTTTATTATGGTTCATTAGAACTTACTCCAAGAAGTGAAAAAATAAAACCTGTAATAGATATTAGTATTATCAGTAAAATGGTTTCATTAACAGAGGCTTTATCTATCTATCAAAATTCTGGTTATTTCCCTGTAGTTTTAGATAACCTCAATATTGATAACTCTGATAAAATTTATTTTAAGATTGAAACAAATAGAAGTATTAATGATGATTTAAGAATTTTATTAAATGAGATGGAAGAAAAAAAGTCATCAGAGGATATTTATATAAATGAAATTATTGATTTAGTTGCTGATGAACTTAGTAAATTAAAAAATTCAAGGTATTTAGATGAAAGGATGATTGAAAGAGCTGACTATTTTTATTTTAGGAATCAATATCTAAAATCATTAGTTCTTATTTATGAGGCTCTTTTAATTGCTATTGGAAGAAAACTAAAAGGAATAGGATATAAGGATTTTATTGATTTCAAAGCTGACGAGTTCGAGTGGCGTGATAAGGTTAGGAGGCTTATATGGAATGAACTAAATAATTATACTGATTCAAAATATGAAAAGAACATAATTGTTAAAAGCGGCAATATATATAATATTATATTTGCATTATTTAATATTAGAAACTGTGTTATTCATGGCTCAATACCAAGAGATATTAAAACAAAACTTATCTCGCAAAGCGAGATTGATAGTTACCTTCATAGCTTTAACAAATTTGATAATTTATATAAGCAAGTAAGAACACTATTATATGACATTAATAGTTAATTTAGGGCTGATGATAAAGATATATCTAATTAGATAAAAATAATATTTAATTTTTATGTATTTTTAAAGATTAAATCGAGTAGGAGATGAATAATTATTTTATTCATCTCCTCTTACACCACCGTACATATCGTTCGGTACACGGCAGTGTGATCTGAACCCATAGCTATTATCAGAAAACCTCTTTTTATATATAGGCATTAAAACTTGTGCAGTAGCTAACTGAATAACTCTGTCTACTACATTAGGTATCCCAAGTAGTCTCTTCGCTCCATCAGGTTTTGGTATTTACACTCTCCTGACAGGTTGTGGACTATATTTTCCTTCCAGTAGTGATTACCTTATTTCCTATCCATGTTCTTTTAGGTATTGTAGAAGTCCATCTACTGTCATCCCATCAATACCATGACTTTCCTTATTGGCTTTTACTCTCTTATATGCACTGTTCATATTATTTTTCTGATAATATTTTCTCAAGTATGTCTCTACAGTATTCATTGTCATCCTTTCTTCCTTTATTGAACATGTAAGAAATACTATGCACTTCTACATTATTTTTGAGTTCCTCTCTATTTTCTTGTAGATAGTCTTCTTTATGAAGTTGTCTGCTTTCGTCATATTTCTTCGTGTCTTTCAAAATTCTGAAACCTCCTATCGTTCAGTCCATCCTACGCTAACGCGTATTACGTGGTACTATGACCTCTGCTGACTTCCTTCAGATTCTACCTCTCGGTGGATACCCTTGTCTTAGGCTAACAGTTGTCACTATCAACTCTCTTATCAAACTTCCACCGACAAGATTACGTCCATGTTAGGTGCACAAAAAAAAGCAGTGGATTTCAAAATCCACTGCTTTTGCTATTATACTCATTTTATACTTTAAACTTATCAATCTCATTTACCAACTCATTTGAGATATGTGATAGCTCTTGCGCTGTTGATGCTATCTCTTGAGCTCCTGCATTTATCTCCTCTGTTGATGCTGCAACCTCTTGGCTTGAAGCTGAAGTCTCTTGGGATACTGCAGTTATCTTTTCCATATTGGCAAGTATTGATTGATTAGCTTGGCTGTTTGATTTCATTACATCAAACGCCTCATTTACCTTCGGTGCTATTCCATTAATTGTAGTAAAGATATCCTTAAATGTTATAGTTGTCTTATCAACAGTTTCAATCTGTGTTTTTATCTTTTCATCTAAATCTTCTGAGGTGGTAATAACTCCTCTTGTAGTTTCAACTGTTTCGTTTATAAGTTTTCTTACCTGTTCTGCTGATTGTTTTGCCTGTTCTGAAAGTTTTCTTATCTCTTGAGCAACAACTGAGAACCCTTTACCATACTCTCCCGCTTTAGCAGCCTCTATTGAGGCATTCAAAGAAAGAAGGTTTGTTTGATCTGATATACTCTTAATAGTTTGAACTATATTTGCAATATCTGTTGTTTTTAATTCAAGCTTGTTAATTTCACTTCGCATTTGAGTAAGTGCCTGTTTTGTTCCTTCAACTATCTTTGATAGCTCATCAACCATATTTGAACCTTGCTTTGAGATAGCTAAAGTTGAATCGGTATTTTCTTTTATACCACCAAGTATGTTTTCAAGCCTTACAAGACCTGAGCTAAATTCTTCAAGTGATTGCATTGTCTGGCTTAATGACTCTGATTGATCGTTCATACCGCCAGCTACTTGCTGTATTGCTTCTGTAACCTCATTAATAGATGAAGAAATCTCCTCTGAAGTTGCTGATAAATTTACAGCAGAACTATTTACCTCATTTGCTGATGCTTTAATTGTTTTTAGCATCATGGAAAGAGCATCCAATGTCTTGTTGTAGGCCTCAGCAATGATATTTATCTCATTTGCTATTAATGTTCTATGTTTTATTCTTTCAGTAAAATCACCTATAGCCAATTTACTCATATGTTTTACTATATTGTTTATATAATAAGATATTCTTACTGATACAAGAAGTGATAATAAAACTGCAATTATAATAATAATTAAAACAACAACAATAATATTGTTCCTGATTTTATTTATTGGAGATAATATGTCCTTGTTATTTAATGCTGAAAAATAAACCCAATTAGTAAGCTTGTCCTTAAAATATATAGCTATCTTTTCTTCACCTTTATATGTGTAAGTAAGTTCTCCAGCAATATTTTTATTTATCTCTTCTAACCTATCTGCAATTACAGATTTTGTATTAAGCCTTGTCTTATCTGGATGCATAATAACAGTTCCATTAGGATTCAAAACCACTAAATAGCCATTTACGCCTATCTTGGTAGACTTAATTTCCTCTAACATTTTGGTAAGGTTTAAGTCAATCCCAGCAACGCCAACAACTTGTCCATTTTGAGTAATTGCTTTTGAAACAGTAAGAACAGTGGTTCCAGTTGCAATATCAGTGTACAATTCTGAGATATATGTTTTTTGAGTATCATTAAGTGCACCCTTGTACCAATCCCTTTTCCGTGGATCATAACCCTTTGGTATCTGTGCAATTGGGAACATAATCAACTTACCTGTTGATGTACCAATAAATACATTTAAATATTCATCACTATTAGGCTTTTGAATAGTTGTAAATAAGTCTATCAATCTTCGTTGTGCATCAGCATTTGTTAAAATATTTTTAGAGTCTGGATTATTAGCAATAATATCAACCTGTTGCATTGTTTTCCTGATTATTTCACTTTGGTGATTTACAAAGCTTTTTGTGGCATTTTTGTATACCTCTTTTTCAGAATTTAAAAGAGAAGTGTATAATTTATCTGTTGTAACTTTTGTTATTATTAAAGAAGGTATTAAAATTGAAAGAACGACAAATATAATTAAAAAAAACTTAAGAGATAAAGATCTCTTTTTCATAATATTCTCTCCTCGTCTATAAGAATAAGATAGTATAATTTTAATATTTTTTTCGACATTTTTCAACAAAATTATATTAAATGTAAACTTTTGTAT contains:
- the csx20 gene encoding CRISPR-associated protein Csx20 is translated as MNKQITSMFLIFSHELTQEQIDDAKKTLGVEKFIKLPGDIQEKWSNIPPNIELSSDFFKDLTNFLLANKTKVNYCLVQGDFGATHYIVNWCFKNGFTPIYSTTERKAVEHKNEDGSLSLIKVFKHVMFRRYINE
- a CDS encoding methyl-accepting chemotaxis protein encodes the protein MKKRSLSLKFFLIIFVVLSILIPSLIITKVTTDKLYTSLLNSEKEVYKNATKSFVNHQSEIIRKTMQQVDIIANNPDSKNILTNADAQRRLIDLFTTIQKPNSDEYLNVFIGTSTGKLIMFPIAQIPKGYDPRKRDWYKGALNDTQKTYISELYTDIATGTTVLTVSKAITQNGQVVGVAGIDLNLTKMLEEIKSTKIGVNGYLVVLNPNGTVIMHPDKTRLNTKSVIADRLEEINKNIAGELTYTYKGEEKIAIYFKDKLTNWVYFSALNNKDILSPINKIRNNIIVVVLIIIIIAVLLSLLVSVRISYYINNIVKHMSKLAIGDFTERIKHRTLIANEINIIAEAYNKTLDALSMMLKTIKASANEVNSSAVNLSATSEEISSSINEVTEAIQQVAGGMNDQSESLSQTMQSLEEFSSGLVRLENILGGIKENTDSTLAISKQGSNMVDELSKIVEGTKQALTQMRSEINKLELKTTDIANIVQTIKSISDQTNLLSLNASIEAAKAGEYGKGFSVVAQEIRKLSEQAKQSAEQVRKLINETVETTRGVITTSEDLDEKIKTQIETVDKTTITFKDIFTTINGIAPKVNEAFDVMKSNSQANQSILANMEKITAVSQETSASSQEVAASTEEINAGAQEIASTAQELSHISNELVNEIDKFKV
- the csx2 gene encoding TIGR02221 family CRISPR-associated protein; its protein translation is MQDNLNNKKRVLISFIGRGSYDKNNKYETVIYDFGNNYKIEKSFFGAALYEYLEKIGQNVDQWLIIGTKNSMWSEIATTFNFYEENFDSIFPLQEKVKGEEFDLSKGLSDVLFNEWVKLIRSYKSNVSLLMVDPLNNEIYINSLLNLLDKQTEYEVIIDITHAFRFMPVVLSYSIMLAKKLRKINNVKVYYGSLELTPRSEKIKPVIDISIISKMVSLTEALSIYQNSGYFPVVLDNLNIDNSDKIYFKIETNRSINDDLRILLNEMEEKKSSEDIYINEIIDLVADELSKLKNSRYLDERMIERADYFYFRNQYLKSLVLIYEALLIAIGRKLKGIGYKDFIDFKADEFEWRDKVRRLIWNELNNYTDSKYEKNIIVKSGNIYNIIFALFNIRNCVIHGSIPRDIKTKLISQSEIDSYLHSFNKFDNLYKQVRTLLYDINS